The stretch of DNA GCCGGGAGGCCGGGCGCCGTGAGTCCATGGTGATCGTCGCCGAGGGCGCCACCGACCGGGAGGGCAACCGCATCAGCGCCGACGACGTCCGCCAGGTCATCGCCGACAAGCTGGGCGAGGCTGCCCGCGTCACGATCCTGGGCCACGTCCAGCGCGGTGGCCGTCCCAGCGCCTACGACCGCTGGATGTCCACGCTGCTGGGCTGCGCCGCCGCCCGCGAGGTGGTGGCCATGGAGCCGGGCAGCGAGCCGGTCATCATCGCCGAGCGCCACAACCGTATCCGCCGTCTGCCGATGATGGAGCAGATCGCGGCCACCCGCGCCGTCAAGGACCTCGTGGCCGTCCACGACTACCTCGGGGCGATCCAGGCCCGCGGCGCCAGCTTCGGCAACATGCTCGAGCTGTTTGAGACCATGTCCACTCCCCCGGCCGATCCCGTTCCCGGCGCCAGCTCGACGCCGTCGTCCGCCGCTCGCCCCAAGCGGGTCGCCATCATCCACGCCGGCGGCCTGGCCCCGGGCATGAACACGGCGGCGCGCGCGGCCGTGCGCCTGGGCATTGACCACGACTTCACGATGCTGGGCGTCCACGGGGGCTTCCCCGGCCTGCTCGACGGCGATGTGCACGAGCTGACCTGGGCCGACGTCGAGGGCTGGGTCGGCGACGGCGGCGCCCAGCTGGGCACGCGCCGCGAGGTGCCCACCATCGAGCAGCTCTACGCGCTGGGGCGGGCCATCGAGCTCCAGGAGATCGACGCCCTGCTGGTCATCGGCGGTTACAACGCCTACCTGAGTGCCTACCGCCTGGTCACCGAGCGGGACCGCTACCCCGCCTTCCAGATCCCGATCGTGTGCGTGCCGGCATCCATCGACAACAACCTGCCCGGCTCCGAGCTGAGCATCGGCACCGACACGGCCCTCAACAACGCGGTGGCGGCACTGGACTCCATCAAGCTCTCCGCGGCGGCCTCCCATCGCTGCTTCGTCGCCGAGGTCATGGGTCGCAAGTGCGGCTACCTGTCCCTGATGTCCGGTCTGGCCACCGGTGCGGAGAAGGTCTACCTCAACGAGGAGGGCATCAGCCTCAAGGGCCTGGCCGCCGACTCCGAGCGGATGGTGGAGTCCTTCCGCTCGGGGCGCAGCCTCTACCTGGTCATCCGCAACGAGCGGGCCAGCGTCAACTACACCACCGACGTCCTGGCCCACATCTTCGCCGAGGAGGGCAAGGACCTCTACGACGTGCGCGAGGCGATCCTGGGCCACCAGCAGCAGGGCGGCACCCCCACGGCCTTCGACCGGATCATGGCGACCAAGCTCGTCGCCTACTCCCTGGACCTGCTGGCCGATGCCCTCAAGCGCGGCGAGCCGACGGCCTCCTACGTGGGCCTGATGGGGGGCAAGGTCTCCAACCACCCGTTGGACCGCATGAACGACGAGCTCGACCGCGACCACCGTCGCCCCCGTCACCAGTGGTGGCTGGGCCTGCGCCCCGCCGTCGGCATGGTCAGCCACAACAGCGGCACGCTGGCGCTCAAGGACGTCCCCGACTTCGGTGAGGCGGTCGACGACGCGGCCGGCGATCAGAGGTAGCAGGAGGTGACTGCCCGCCCCGGCCCGCGGCGCACGGCGGTCCCACCCGGGGCCGCTGGAACCGCCGCCGGGGCAGACGCGGCCCGCACTCGGAGGACTGCCTGGGCGGCCCTGGTCCTGCTCGTCGGAGGCCTGTCGATCGGCGTCGTTCTGGCTCTGGTGGGCGGCCCCTGGCAGGTCGTCGCCGTCCTGCACCTGGGGGCTCTGGCGATCTGGTTCCTCGTGTGGCGCCGCGGCTGGCGCGACCTGCTGCGCTCCGCGGGGCCTCGCAGTTTCTGGTTGCTCTTCGCCGTCGGCGCGGGCCTGTGCGCTCTCAGCGCCGTGGCACACCACCCGATCGACAACCCGGGAGCCGCCCTCGCCCCTGTGACACCTACCGGGTTGCTGTCCGCCCTGGCCATGGCACTGGGGGTCGGTGTGCTCACGAATGCCGTCCCCGAGGAGTTCTCGCTGCGCCGCTGCCTGCTCGAACCTCTGCGGGCGCAGTTCGGGGACGGGTTCGCCCTGTGGACCACGGCCCTGGCTTTCGTCGTCATGCACCTGCCCACCTGGATCTCCTCTCACGCCACCGCCTCCACCTACGCCGCTGAGGTCCCCGAGAAGCTTCTCTTCGGAGTGGTGGCCGCCTGGTCCGTCCTGCGCCTGGACTCCCTGGCCTTCGCCCTGGGCATGCATGTGGGCGGCAACTTCACCGGCGTCCTGCTGGACTCTCTGAGCCGGGAGGAGACCCTGACCGGATGGAGCCGGTTCACCACTCCGTCCGTTATCGCCATGCTCGCCGAGACGCTGGTGACGGCCGCAGCCGTCTGGTACCTGGGACGCCCGAGCCGCAAGTCGACACCCCACCGCTAGGCCGGGCTGCGGAAGCCTGTCGGACTCGAGACTGCCCGGGGTCTCGCGGACGCACAGCAGGCCTCACGGACCGTACCCGCGACATCCGTCGTCGAGGGCTGGGACGCGTCCGCGACGAACCACGTGCTTGACCGCACCTGAGCCGTGGGGCCGGGTATCGTGCCTGGCGTGCGCGCGCTGATCCGACCCCGGTTCCTTCTGGCCGCCGCCTTGGCGGGCGCGGCCGCGGGCCTCATCGGGATCGCGATGGCACTGCTCCTGGAGCTCTTCGAGTCGCTGTTCTACGGCGTCGCCCACGGCGGGCTCCTGGAGCGCGTGGCTACTGCCCCGCCCTGGCGGCGCGTGCTCGCCCCGGCCATGGGAGGCGTCGTCGCCGGTGGCGTGTGGTGGTGGCTGCGCACGACCGGCGGGATCACTGGCGTGGAGGCCGCCGTGGCGGACCACTCCGGCAGGGCCGCCACCCGGATGGGACTGGCACGTCCGTTCGTCGACGCCGTCAACCAGGTCCTCACCGTCGGCTCGGGCAACTCGGTGGGCCGCGAGGGCGCCCCGCGTCTGGCCGCCGGTGCCGTGGCGGCCAAGCTCACCATGTGGTTGGGAATCGGCCGGACCGAGGGCGCGATCCTCATCGCCTCGGCCGCCGGGGCGGGCCTGGCCGCCATGTACAACGCGCCGCTGGGCGGGGCGGCCTACGCCGTCGAGCTCGTCATGGTCACCGGGATGCGGCGACGCGGAGCCGTCGTGGCGGTCCCGGTGTGCGTCCTCGCCGCACTCGTCTCCTGGCTGCACTCCCACGGACGGCCCACCTTCGAGGTCGCCCCCCAGGGGCCGTCGTCGGGGACCGTCCTCGGGCTGGTCCTGCTGGTGCCCGTGGCCGCCGCGCTGGGCATGGGAGCCAGGCGGCTATGGTCCTGGATGATGTCGCACCGGGTGCGCGCCACCCGCTGGCTTCCCGCGGCGATCGGGGCGGCGGGGCTGATCACCGGGCTGGTGAGCCTGTGGGTCCCGGCTATCGTCGGCAACGGACGCGACGCCATGGAAGTGGCGCTGGGCACCACCACGGATCCGGCCGCCTCGGACGCCTCGCTCGGCACTCCGGGTGCTGCCGTACTCATGCTGCTGGGTGTCGTCGTCCTCAAGCCGGTCCTCACCGGTCTGACGCTCGGGGCCGGAGCCACCGGCGGACGCCTGGCCCCCTCCCTGGCCGCGGGTTCGAGCGCGGGGGCAGCCCTGGCGATCGCGCTTCAGGCCGGCGGGGTGGAGGCCAGCATCTCGGTGCTGACGATGGCGGGCGCGGGCGCGGTGCTCGCCACCACCCAGAAGGCCCCCGTCTTCGGGATCGTCTTCACCTGGGAGCTGGCCCGAGCCGGAGTCTGGACGCTGGCGGCGCTGATCGCGGTCGTCCTGGCGGTCACCGTACTGACTACACCCTCCGGGTTGCGCACCGTGGCCGACCGGCTCCGACGATCGCAGTGCCGGCCACGGCACCAGGAGCCGCATCGATAGCGTCAACCTCCTGCCACGTGTCAGGGTCATTAATTCTTCCGATTGAACGTATACTCGTGCGCGGATCGCAGCCGGCAGCCACGTCTCATCGGAACCACTATGGATCGTCACAGCGACGCCGCGCCACCTCGCCACGCGGTATGGCCCTTGTCCGCGGCCGACGGTGCTGACACCTCTGACACCGGACGGTCGGGGATCTCGTGGGGTGCCGCCCTTGCCGCCGTCGCCCTGCTGGCCGGCGCCCCGGCACTGGGAACCGCGCTGGCGCTCCTCCAGGGGCCGTGGGTCATCATGCTTGCGGTCCTTCACCTCGGTGGGACGGTCCTCTGGTTCGGGCCGGCCCACCGCACCTGGCGCGACCTGCTGTCCGGCGGCGGCATTCGCAGCAGAACCGTTCTCTTCATCGCCGGCGCCCTGGCCGGAATCACCTTCGGGGGCCTGCACGCCTGGATGGGGCCGACGGGCACGGGCCCCCTGTGGAAGCCGGAGATCACCGCATCCACGTTGCTCCAAGCCCTGGTCTTCGCCATCTCAATCGGCGTCGTGTACAACGCGATTCCCGAGGAAATCACCTTGCGGCGCACTCTGCTGGCGCCGGTGCAAGCGCATTTCGGGGCCGCCACCGCCATAGTTGTGACCACGGCGTCCTTCACTGCCCTGCACCTGCCGACCTGGCTGTCCTCTGAGACCAGCCCCAAGGGCTACGCCTGGCAGATTCTCCACAAGGTGCTCTTCGGGCTGCTCGCCGGCTGGTCGGTGGTGCGGCTGCGGTCTGTCTTCTTCGCCCTGGGCCTGCACGTCAGCGGTAACGCGCTGAGCCTGTTCATCGGCCAGCTCCAGAGCGATAACCTGCCCGAGTTCGAGATCTCGTGGCTCAACGCCGCGATCCTGCTCGTCGGCGCGGTCGTAGCTGCCGCTTTCATCTACCTCCTGGGCCGACGGCAGAAGCAGCCCTCTGCACTCAGTCCTTGATCGTGAGGATCTCGTCGACGTTGACGCGGTCGGGGGCGAAGGCCGCCAGCGCCGAGTCAGCGGGGTGACCAAGCGCGATCCCGACCGCCACGATCTCATCGGCTCCGATCCCCATGGCCTCGCGCACCTCGTCCGGGTACATGACCAGGGCGTAGGCGTTGATGGCGCCAAGGCCCTTGTCGGCAGCCGCCAGGACGAGCATGGCGGAGAAGGCCCCGAGGTCGTGGAAGGACCACGGAGTGGACTCGACCGGGATCGTCACGTACAGGACCGCCTGAGCGTTGAACAACCGTCCCTGCGATGCCTGGAACTCCTGGACGCCCTCGCCCAGCTGGGCACCGATCTGCTCGCCGAGCGCGGCCATGTTCTCCTGGGTGGTCGGAGACCACTCGGTACGAGGCTTCACCGGAAGGTCGGAGCCTCCCTTCCTGCCGGCGGCGACGTCTGCGGCATGGCGCTTCTTGATCCCGACCAGAGTGGCCCCAGTGGCCGCATAGACCCGCCAGGGCTGGGAATTCACCCACGACGGCGCCTGCTGGGCGGTGCGGACGACATCGACCAGGTCCTCCCGGGAGACAGGCTGGTCGGTGAAGTCTCGCACCGAGTGACGATTGGCGACGACCTGGCTGAACTCCATGGCGCTCTCCTATTCCGGTGTTCACGGGCTTGCCCGGTGAGGCGAACAGCCAACCGGACCGCACTATTCCAGTGAAGAGACCCTCGGCTGGCGCGGCGAGCACCCACCCGCTCAGGCCCGACGGCGCAGCAGCACCGAGTCCCAGCCGGCCAGCGCCTCCGGCACACCGAAGTGCCCGGAGCCGGGCTGGACGTCCGGGTCGCCGGCGCGCAGGAGCTGCTCGGCCTCGGCCCACTTCTCCGGCTCCAGGCCCTCGGCAGCGAGATCCGCTAGCAGGCCGCCCTCACCGGCCAGGGGCAGGTCCTCTCGGGCGCACTGGGCGATGAGCAGCAGTTGCTCGAGGCGGCCCTCACCCGGCTGCGGGGCACGCCACTGGCGCAGGATGACCCAGGCGGTGGGGTGGGTGGCCGCCAGCAGCCGGAAGGTACCCAGGGCGAGGGCGTCGTCATTGTGCCGCAGGGCGATGAGGGAGCGGTAGTGCTCGAAGACGCTGCCGGGCACACCCACCTGGGCTGCGGCGTGGACGGTGCCGTGGTCGGGGGCCAGGTCGATCCAGGGCTCACCGGTGGTGAACCCGGCCTTCTCGCTGCCGTCCCACTGGACGGGGGTGCGGGCGTTGTCCCGGGAGATGGGGGCCAGGCCGGCCAGGACGGCGGCCGGGTCATCGCCTGCGCGCACGCGCTCATGGAAGTGGTTGACGGACTCCAGGTCCCGGTAGTCCTCAATGCCGCGGAAGACCGTGTTGGCCATGCCCAGCTCCTCGCCCTGGTAGACGTAGGGGGTGCCGCGGTGGGTGTGGAGGATCGTGGCGAGGGTCTTGGCCGAGCGGATGCGCCAGGCCGGGTCGTCGTCGCCGAAACGGGAGACGGCGCGGGGCTGGTCGTGGTTGTCCCAGTAGGCGGAGTTCCAGCCCTTCTCCGCCGTCACGACGCCGGAGGGGTCGGTGACGGGGGCGAGCGCGGCCTGCCACTCGGCGAGGTTGGTCTTGAGGGTGACGAGGTCGAGGGGCTGTGGGTCGAACTTGCCTCCGGGCCCGTCGGTGAGGCTCACGTGCTCGAACTGGAAGACCATGTCGAGCTCGGCGCGGGCGGGGTCGGTGTAGAGGGCGGCCTCGCTTCGCGTGGCTCCGGGCATCTCCCCGACGGTGATGACGTGGCCGGGCCGGGGCGCGAGGACCTGCTGGTTCATCTCGCGGAGGAACTCGTGGATGCGCGGGCCGTTGGCCACCGCGGCGAATGCGTTGCCGTAAAGGTCTCCCTCGCCCTGGGGCGCGTCGGTGAGCGGGTGGGTCTTGGAGATGAAGTTGATGACGTCCATGCGGAAGCCGTCGACGCCGCGGTCCAGCCACCAGGTCATCATCTCGTGGATGGCGCGGCGCACCTCGGGGTTCTCCCAGTTGAGGTCGGGCTGCTTGGGTGAGAAGAGGTGCAGGTAGAACTCCTGGGTACCCTCGTCCCAGGCCCAGGCGGATCCTGAGAAGGCCGAGCCCCAGTTGGTGGGCTCGGTGCCCGGCTGCCCGGGGGCCAGTCCGTCGATCTGTCGGGCGGGCCGCCAGACGTACCAGTCCCGTTTGGGGTCCTGCTTCGAGGATCGGCTGGCGGTGAACCAGGGGTGCTCGTCGCTGGTGTGGTTGACGACGAGGTCCATGACCAGGCGCATGCCGCGGGCGTGGAGGCCGTCGATGAGGGCGTCGAGGTCGTCCAGGGTGCCGAAGAGGGGGTCGATGTCCTGGTAGTCGGAGATGTCGTAGCCG from Actinomyces sp. Marseille-P3109 encodes:
- a CDS encoding 6-phosphofructokinase encodes the protein MPAAMSSDTVPSPTGSSPGPILGLDGEPLRIGVLTSGGDAQGMNAAVRAVVRTAIRLGAKPYAVMEGWAGAVAGGDGIRPLEWDSVGSILQRGGTIIGTARSAEFRERAGQLAAARNLLEHGIDRLVVIGGDGSLTGTNEFRKNWPSLLEELVSSGDISAETAAAHPVLMVTGLVGSIDNDLVGADMTIGTDSALHRILGAIDDISSTAASHQRTFVVEVMGRHCGYLALMAAVAGGCDYVLVPELPPGKDWEEDMCSKLKAGREAGRRESMVIVAEGATDREGNRISADDVRQVIADKLGEAARVTILGHVQRGGRPSAYDRWMSTLLGCAAAREVVAMEPGSEPVIIAERHNRIRRLPMMEQIAATRAVKDLVAVHDYLGAIQARGASFGNMLELFETMSTPPADPVPGASSTPSSAARPKRVAIIHAGGLAPGMNTAARAAVRLGIDHDFTMLGVHGGFPGLLDGDVHELTWADVEGWVGDGGAQLGTRREVPTIEQLYALGRAIELQEIDALLVIGGYNAYLSAYRLVTERDRYPAFQIPIVCVPASIDNNLPGSELSIGTDTALNNAVAALDSIKLSAAASHRCFVAEVMGRKCGYLSLMSGLATGAEKVYLNEEGISLKGLAADSERMVESFRSGRSLYLVIRNERASVNYTTDVLAHIFAEEGKDLYDVREAILGHQQQGGTPTAFDRIMATKLVAYSLDLLADALKRGEPTASYVGLMGGKVSNHPLDRMNDELDRDHRRPRHQWWLGLRPAVGMVSHNSGTLALKDVPDFGEAVDDAAGDQR
- a CDS encoding CPBP family intramembrane glutamic endopeptidase gives rise to the protein MTARPGPRRTAVPPGAAGTAAGADAARTRRTAWAALVLLVGGLSIGVVLALVGGPWQVVAVLHLGALAIWFLVWRRGWRDLLRSAGPRSFWLLFAVGAGLCALSAVAHHPIDNPGAALAPVTPTGLLSALAMALGVGVLTNAVPEEFSLRRCLLEPLRAQFGDGFALWTTALAFVVMHLPTWISSHATASTYAAEVPEKLLFGVVAAWSVLRLDSLAFALGMHVGGNFTGVLLDSLSREETLTGWSRFTTPSVIAMLAETLVTAAAVWYLGRPSRKSTPHR
- a CDS encoding chloride channel protein; this encodes MRALIRPRFLLAAALAGAAAGLIGIAMALLLELFESLFYGVAHGGLLERVATAPPWRRVLAPAMGGVVAGGVWWWLRTTGGITGVEAAVADHSGRAATRMGLARPFVDAVNQVLTVGSGNSVGREGAPRLAAGAVAAKLTMWLGIGRTEGAILIASAAGAGLAAMYNAPLGGAAYAVELVMVTGMRRRGAVVAVPVCVLAALVSWLHSHGRPTFEVAPQGPSSGTVLGLVLLVPVAAALGMGARRLWSWMMSHRVRATRWLPAAIGAAGLITGLVSLWVPAIVGNGRDAMEVALGTTTDPAASDASLGTPGAAVLMLLGVVVLKPVLTGLTLGAGATGGRLAPSLAAGSSAGAALAIALQAGGVEASISVLTMAGAGAVLATTQKAPVFGIVFTWELARAGVWTLAALIAVVLAVTVLTTPSGLRTVADRLRRSQCRPRHQEPHR
- a CDS encoding CPBP family intramembrane glutamic endopeptidase, whose translation is MDRHSDAAPPRHAVWPLSAADGADTSDTGRSGISWGAALAAVALLAGAPALGTALALLQGPWVIMLAVLHLGGTVLWFGPAHRTWRDLLSGGGIRSRTVLFIAGALAGITFGGLHAWMGPTGTGPLWKPEITASTLLQALVFAISIGVVYNAIPEEITLRRTLLAPVQAHFGAATAIVVTTASFTALHLPTWLSSETSPKGYAWQILHKVLFGLLAGWSVVRLRSVFFALGLHVSGNALSLFIGQLQSDNLPEFEISWLNAAILLVGAVVAAAFIYLLGRRQKQPSALSP
- a CDS encoding nitroreductase, translating into MEFSQVVANRHSVRDFTDQPVSREDLVDVVRTAQQAPSWVNSQPWRVYAATGATLVGIKKRHAADVAAGRKGGSDLPVKPRTEWSPTTQENMAALGEQIGAQLGEGVQEFQASQGRLFNAQAVLYVTIPVESTPWSFHDLGAFSAMLVLAAADKGLGAINAYALVMYPDEVREAMGIGADEIVAVGIALGHPADSALAAFAPDRVNVDEILTIKD
- a CDS encoding alpha-glucosidase; this translates as MTRPAPLAVSHHHVGDEPDWWRRAVVYQVYPRSFADSDGDGIGDIPGLTGRLDHLDELGVDVVWLSPVYRSPQDDNGYDISDYQDIDPLFGTLDDLDALIDGLHARGMRLVMDLVVNHTSDEHPWFTASRSSKQDPKRDWYVWRPARQIDGLAPGQPGTEPTNWGSAFSGSAWAWDEGTQEFYLHLFSPKQPDLNWENPEVRRAIHEMMTWWLDRGVDGFRMDVINFISKTHPLTDAPQGEGDLYGNAFAAVANGPRIHEFLREMNQQVLAPRPGHVITVGEMPGATRSEAALYTDPARAELDMVFQFEHVSLTDGPGGKFDPQPLDLVTLKTNLAEWQAALAPVTDPSGVVTAEKGWNSAYWDNHDQPRAVSRFGDDDPAWRIRSAKTLATILHTHRGTPYVYQGEELGMANTVFRGIEDYRDLESVNHFHERVRAGDDPAAVLAGLAPISRDNARTPVQWDGSEKAGFTTGEPWIDLAPDHGTVHAAAQVGVPGSVFEHYRSLIALRHNDDALALGTFRLLAATHPTAWVILRQWRAPQPGEGRLEQLLLIAQCAREDLPLAGEGGLLADLAAEGLEPEKWAEAEQLLRAGDPDVQPGSGHFGVPEALAGWDSVLLRRRA